Proteins found in one Taeniopygia guttata chromosome 27, bTaeGut7.mat, whole genome shotgun sequence genomic segment:
- the NEUROD2 gene encoding neurogenic differentiation factor 2, with translation MLTRLFSEPSLVPEVPKFPGWAEECEEDARSEKEERAGKGCALPEEPPEGSLGESKEEGELGGDEEEEEEEEEGLEEAEGERPKKRGPKKRKMTKARLERSKLRRQKANARERNRMHDLNAALDNLRKVVPCYSKTQKLSKIETLRLAKNYIWALSEILRSGKRPDLVSYVQTLCKGLSQPTTNLVAGCLQLNSRNFLTEQGQEGGRFHGPNAASFAVHPYPYPCSRLAAAPCPPAAGPGPHGLRTHGYCASAYESLYGNTSPDYNSSEYDGGLSPPLCINGNFSLKQDSSSPDHEKSYHYSMHYSALPGSRPAAHNLVFGSAGMRGGVHSENIFPYDMHLPHERGPMYEELNAFFHN, from the coding sequence ATGTTGACGCGACTTTTCAGCGAGCCCAGCCTGGTCCCCGAAGTCCCGAAATTCCCCGGTTGGGCCGAGGAGTGCGAGGAGGATGCCCGGAGCGAGAAGGAGGAGCGGGCGGGGAAGGGCTGCGCCCTCCCCGAGGAGCCGCCCGAGGGTTCGCTGGGAGAGagcaaggaggaaggggagctAGGAggggacgaggaggaggaggaggaggaggaggaaggcctGGAGGAGGCGGAGGGCGAGCGGCCCAAGAAGCGCGGCCCCAAGAAGAGGAAGATGACGAAGGCGCGGCTGGAGCGGTCCAAGCTGCGGCGGCAGAAGGCGAACGCCCGGGAGAGGAACCGGATGCACGACCTGAACGCGGCCCTGGACAACCTGCGCAAGGTGGTTCCCTGCTActccaaaacccaaaaactctCCAAAATCGAGACCCTCCGCTTGGCCAAGAACTACATCTGGGCTCTCTCCGAGATCCTGCGCTCGGGCAAGCGGCCCGACCTGGTCTCCTACGTGCAGACTCTGTGCAaggggctgtcccagcccacCACCAACCTGGTGGCCGGCTGCCTCCAGCTCAACTCCCGCAACTTCCTGAcggagcaggggcaggaggggggtCGGTTCCACGGCCCCAACGCCGCCTCCTTCGCCGTGCACCCCTACCCTTACCCCTGCTCGCGGCTGGCCGCGGCGccctgcccgcccgccgccggccccgggcCGCACGGGCTGAGGACACACGGCTACTGCGCCTCCGCCTACGAGAGCCTCTACGGCAACACCTCCCCCGACTACAACAGCTCGGAGTACGACGGGGGGCTCAGCCCCCCGCTCTGCATCAACGGCAACTTCTCCCTCAAGCAGGACTCTTCATCCCCCGACCACGAGAAAAGCTACCACTACTCTATGCACTACTCGGCGCTGCCCGGCTCCCGGCCCGCCGCCCACAACCTGGTCTTCGGCTCGGCGGGGATGCGCGGGGGGGTCCACTCCGAGAACATCTTCCCCTACGACATGCACCTCCCGCACGAGCGGGGCCCCATGTACGAGGAGCTCAACGCCTTCTTCCACAACTGA